From one Bacteroides intestinalis DSM 17393 genomic stretch:
- a CDS encoding beta-glucosidase, translated as MQARKSLLVGAFILANISLKAQDNGGCDDCPAFNASGKVEVRGVKERIIGNLSQPISARVENLISKMTLEEKVAQLSNETDSIPRLNLPSYNYWNECLHGVARAGEVTVFPQAINLASTWDTLLIKKVASAISTEARLKYLEIGKGLTYWSPTINMARDPRWGRNEETYGEDPYLTSRLGVAFVKGLQGDHPDYLKTVATIKHFVANNQENDRFSSSSQIPTKQLYEYYFPAYEACVKEADAQSVMTAYNAFNGVAPSGSTWLLGDVLRKEWGFDGFVVSDCGAIGVMNWQHRVVNSLEEAAALGINSGCDLECGGTYREKLVAAVKMGLVSEQAIDKALTRVLTARFKLGEFDPIELVPYNHYDKKLLAGEKFGKLAYEAAVKSIVLLKNDNDFLPVDKKKIRSVAIVGPFADNNYLGGYSGKPVHNVSLLQGVKDLVGKKVKVSYMEGTSVISPVGSEYLVASDGVSQGLTADYISGHNLSNIPLFSRIDKTVGFDWGDGTPDERLTKNNYSVRWSGYLKAPVSGKHTIGMYADGGVRIWLNDRLVLDKWNARGLQFYSVEAPFEAGRKMPVKIEYINKTGAAACMLVSDFGNSDQIDKVKEFVSGADLVLVALGNDEKLARENRDLPSIYLPMTQELLLKEIYKVNPRTALILHTGNPLTSKWAAENVPAILQAWYPGQEGGKALAGILFGSENPSGKLPMTIYESEEQLPDILDYDIWKGRTYQYLSSKPLYGFGHGLSYSNFEYTHLQSDDVVRPDGTLQCSIEIKNISDVAGEEVVQVYISRENTPVYTFPLKKLVAFARVDLKPGESKTVTFTIAPRQLSIWQEGIWKMLPGKYSLFVGSGQEGLSKGINRNFEIRVE; from the coding sequence ATGCAAGCGAGAAAGTCTTTATTAGTTGGAGCATTTATATTAGCAAATATTTCATTGAAGGCCCAGGACAATGGTGGATGTGATGACTGTCCGGCTTTCAATGCAAGTGGAAAAGTGGAAGTGCGTGGAGTGAAGGAGCGAATTATTGGCAATTTATCTCAACCTATATCTGCACGTGTAGAGAATCTCATCAGCAAGATGACACTTGAAGAAAAGGTGGCTCAGCTTTCTAATGAAACAGATAGCATACCGCGCCTGAATCTCCCCTCATATAATTATTGGAATGAATGCCTGCATGGAGTGGCTCGTGCGGGTGAAGTGACTGTGTTTCCACAAGCTATTAATCTGGCTTCTACCTGGGATACATTATTAATTAAGAAAGTAGCTTCTGCCATCTCTACAGAGGCTCGCCTGAAATATTTGGAAATAGGAAAGGGGCTTACTTATTGGTCTCCTACTATTAATATGGCTCGTGATCCCCGCTGGGGACGGAATGAGGAAACTTATGGTGAGGACCCTTATTTAACTTCCCGCTTGGGAGTAGCTTTTGTGAAGGGATTACAGGGAGATCATCCCGATTATCTGAAGACGGTCGCTACAATAAAACATTTTGTTGCCAATAACCAAGAAAATGACCGTTTCTCCAGTTCTTCACAGATACCCACCAAGCAGTTGTATGAATATTATTTTCCGGCTTATGAGGCATGCGTAAAGGAAGCGGATGCGCAATCTGTAATGACTGCTTATAATGCCTTTAACGGAGTGGCTCCGAGTGGCTCAACCTGGCTTTTAGGAGATGTTCTGAGAAAAGAGTGGGGATTTGACGGATTTGTTGTTTCTGATTGTGGAGCTATTGGAGTCATGAACTGGCAGCACCGGGTTGTAAACTCATTGGAGGAAGCTGCTGCTTTAGGTATCAATAGTGGTTGTGATTTGGAATGTGGGGGAACCTATCGCGAGAAACTGGTAGCAGCTGTAAAGATGGGATTGGTTTCAGAACAAGCTATTGATAAGGCTTTGACTCGCGTATTAACAGCACGTTTTAAATTAGGTGAATTCGACCCTATTGAACTTGTTCCCTATAATCATTATGATAAAAAGTTACTTGCAGGAGAAAAATTTGGGAAGCTAGCTTATGAAGCTGCGGTTAAATCCATCGTACTTTTAAAGAATGACAATGATTTCTTGCCTGTAGATAAGAAGAAGATACGTTCTGTAGCTATCGTCGGTCCATTTGCTGATAATAATTATCTGGGCGGATATAGTGGGAAACCTGTTCATAACGTTTCTTTGCTTCAGGGTGTTAAAGATTTAGTAGGTAAAAAAGTGAAGGTTTCATACATGGAAGGCACTTCCGTGATTTCTCCGGTTGGTTCGGAGTATTTGGTAGCTTCTGATGGGGTGAGCCAGGGACTTACTGCTGACTATATAAGTGGGCACAATCTGAGTAATATCCCTTTGTTTTCAAGAATTGATAAGACTGTGGGTTTTGACTGGGGAGATGGTACGCCGGATGAACGCTTAACTAAAAATAATTATTCTGTCAGATGGAGTGGATATCTGAAAGCTCCGGTAAGTGGCAAACATACTATTGGTATGTATGCGGATGGTGGAGTGCGTATTTGGTTGAATGATCGTTTAGTTTTGGATAAATGGAATGCTCGTGGTTTACAGTTTTATTCTGTAGAAGCTCCGTTTGAGGCAGGCCGAAAAATGCCAGTTAAAATAGAATATATAAATAAGACGGGGGCTGCTGCTTGTATGTTGGTTTCTGATTTTGGAAATTCAGATCAAATAGATAAGGTGAAAGAATTTGTATCCGGGGCGGATTTAGTATTGGTTGCTTTGGGGAATGATGAAAAGTTGGCTCGTGAAAATCGTGACCTGCCTTCCATTTATTTACCTATGACACAGGAATTGCTGCTAAAAGAAATCTATAAAGTGAATCCTCGTACTGCCTTGATACTCCACACGGGAAATCCGTTAACTTCAAAATGGGCTGCAGAAAATGTCCCTGCTATTCTTCAAGCTTGGTATCCGGGACAAGAGGGAGGTAAGGCTTTGGCTGGCATTTTGTTTGGTTCAGAAAATCCGTCGGGTAAGTTACCGATGACTATTTATGAATCGGAAGAGCAGTTGCCGGATATTTTGGATTATGATATTTGGAAAGGGCGTACCTATCAATATTTGTCAAGTAAGCCTCTTTACGGATTCGGACACGGTTTAAGTTATTCGAACTTTGAGTATACACATTTGCAAAGTGATGATGTGGTTCGCCCGGATGGTACTTTGCAATGTTCTATTGAAATTAAAAATATAAGTGATGTAGCAGGAGAAGAAGTTGTTCAGGTATATATTTCCCGTGAAAATACTCCGGTTTATACTTTCCCGTTAAAGAAATTGGTGGCTTTTGCGAGAGTGGACCTGAAACCGGGTGAAAGTAAAACGGTTACTTTTACAATTGCTCCCCGCCAGCTTTCTATATGGCAGGAAGGAATATGGAAGATGCTTCCGGGGAAATATTCCTTGTTTGTGGGAAGTGGTCAGGAAGGACTATCTAAAGGAATAAATAGGAATTTTGAAATAAGGGTAGAATAA
- a CDS encoding aldo/keto reductase — protein MINPIYSPDSSRYDNGMKYRRCGRSGILLPEISLGLWHNFGDVNTFANSQAMAHYAFDKGITHFDLANNYGPSYGSAEETFGMIMKKSFMPYRDELFISTKAGHDMWPGPYGEWGSRKYLMTSLNQSLRRMNLDYVDIFYSHRYDPETPLEETLQALVDIVRQGKALYVGISKYPKAAAEFAYRYLAERDVHCLLYQGRYNIFNREPEEEGILQQAKENGTGFIAFSPLAQGLLTNRYLNGIPEDSRIAKGGFLKKEALTDETLKKIKALNEVATQRGQTLAEMALAWLLKDDMVTSVIIGASSVAQLDDNLQSIKNTKFTAEELEKINQIDSLK, from the coding sequence ATGATAAACCCCATTTACTCTCCCGACAGCAGTCGGTACGACAACGGTATGAAGTATCGCCGTTGTGGACGAAGCGGCATATTGCTGCCCGAAATATCATTAGGTTTGTGGCACAACTTCGGCGACGTCAATACTTTCGCTAATTCACAGGCAATGGCACACTACGCTTTCGACAAAGGGATTACCCATTTCGACCTTGCCAACAACTACGGTCCATCCTACGGTTCGGCAGAAGAAACTTTCGGAATGATCATGAAGAAATCGTTCATGCCTTATCGTGACGAACTGTTCATTTCCACGAAAGCAGGACATGATATGTGGCCCGGTCCTTACGGCGAATGGGGATCCAGAAAATACTTGATGACCAGCCTTAATCAGAGCCTGCGACGCATGAATCTGGATTATGTAGACATCTTCTACTCGCACCGCTATGACCCGGAAACTCCGTTGGAAGAGACTCTGCAAGCCCTCGTAGATATTGTGCGGCAAGGCAAGGCCCTGTACGTCGGTATCTCAAAATATCCGAAAGCAGCAGCCGAATTTGCCTACCGTTACCTGGCAGAAAGAGATGTGCATTGCCTGCTTTATCAGGGAAGATATAACATTTTTAACCGCGAACCGGAAGAAGAAGGTATCCTGCAACAAGCTAAGGAAAACGGTACAGGCTTCATTGCTTTCTCTCCTCTGGCACAAGGTCTATTGACAAACCGTTACCTGAACGGTATTCCCGAAGACTCACGCATTGCCAAAGGTGGGTTCCTGAAAAAAGAGGCATTGACTGACGAAACGCTGAAGAAGATAAAAGCCCTGAACGAAGTTGCCACGCAACGCGGACAAACTCTTGCTGAAATGGCTCTGGCATGGTTACTGAAAGATGACATGGTTACCTCAGTCATTATCGGAGCAAGCTCTGTAGCACAGTTGGATGACAATCTGCAAAGCATCAAAAATACGAAATTCACAGCAGAAGAATTAGAAAAGATCAATCAGATAGATAGTCTGAAATAA
- a CDS encoding SusC/RagA family TonB-linked outer membrane protein — translation MKNIMLFLMALLMSSHVMAQESIVTGTITDANDGSPLIGANVLVKDAGVGSIADTEGRYSVNVPKGKNVLVFSCIGYKEQTITLKPGQRTLNVRMAEDTELLDEVVVVGYGTMKKSDLTGSVTSIKSDELMKTNPISINQSLQGRIAGVQVNQNDGAPGAGVSIQIRGANSFSTSTEPLYIVDGIPFTTSGTPGTGKDGMLQTTNPLSAINPADIESIEILKDASATAIYGSRGANGVVLITTKRGAKGKDNISFSANFGISKVVKKMDMLDGYTYAKYRNEAAEMFNKYDGANEKIPYPGTSTVDPATGEAVYSPGPDDYRTGKYPSVNWQDEVFETALSQEYNLSVSGSSDKGYYAISGNILDQEGIINNSGYKRYTFRANVARKVHEWIEIGTNMSFTNSLNKLAKTNSVSDGIIRGTLFYPATAPLDDETNNAQLNWFSSNPYVYTRAAKDELTTNTFFSSSYLEITPIKDLKLRQNVGFSYNGNERNVYYNRETVEGKDPVNGYASKADNWAKNLVLETMATYNKEFNKNHSLNAVVAFSYEKGDYGNKAMTATGFPQDITEDYDMSAAVNPGKPTSGRGMTSLVSFLGRANYSLMNKYLFTASFRRDGSSKFAPGNKWSNFASGAIAWRASEEEFIKRLNIFSNLKVRASYGQTGNQAIGAYATRDYLTVANYPINGALASGFANLTWRGPANPDLKWETTSQYNVGVDMGFFKNRVNLTVDLYYKKTSDLLQNIQIPQSTGFSNMTTNFGNVTNKGLEISGKFYAVATKDFNWDFDANISFNRNKISGLPGDQFAQGWSKADNVFLQRNGLPIGTIYGFVEDGFYDNIAEVRSDPFYANESDAVCKAMIGEVKYKDLDGVAGITNADRQIIGDTNPDFTFGMTHNFSYKNFSLSFFLQGCVGGDIFNANLMEVTMSGIGNIPQEMYNTRWTPENRAIAKWPKAYAGYGRTMKLSDRYVEDGSYLRMKNINLGYKWIPSFKGIESVNLYVSVSNVFTISGYSWFDPDVNSFGSDSSRRGVDMFSYPSSRTFSFGLQCTF, via the coding sequence ATGAAAAACATTATGTTGTTTCTGATGGCGCTCTTAATGAGTAGTCATGTGATGGCTCAGGAATCCATCGTTACCGGTACTATTACTGATGCTAACGATGGTTCTCCATTGATTGGAGCCAATGTGTTGGTTAAGGATGCCGGGGTAGGTTCCATTGCTGATACGGAAGGTCGGTATAGCGTGAATGTTCCTAAAGGGAAAAATGTGCTGGTCTTCTCATGTATAGGTTATAAGGAACAAACGATAACCTTGAAACCTGGACAGAGAACTCTGAATGTAAGAATGGCAGAGGACACGGAATTACTTGATGAAGTCGTGGTAGTTGGTTACGGTACGATGAAGAAAAGTGATTTAACGGGATCGGTCACCAGTATTAAGAGTGATGAGTTGATGAAAACCAATCCGATCAGTATCAATCAAAGCTTGCAGGGGCGTATTGCCGGTGTACAGGTTAATCAGAACGATGGTGCTCCGGGAGCAGGTGTAAGTATTCAGATCCGTGGTGCAAACTCATTCTCTACATCTACAGAACCGCTTTATATTGTGGATGGTATTCCTTTCACAACAAGTGGTACTCCGGGAACCGGTAAAGATGGTATGCTCCAAACTACCAATCCGCTTTCTGCCATCAATCCGGCAGATATTGAATCTATTGAAATCCTGAAAGATGCTTCTGCTACTGCTATCTATGGCTCACGTGGTGCCAACGGTGTTGTACTGATTACGACAAAACGTGGTGCTAAGGGCAAAGATAATATTAGTTTCAGCGCTAATTTCGGAATCTCAAAAGTGGTGAAGAAGATGGATATGCTGGATGGTTATACGTATGCTAAATATCGTAATGAGGCTGCGGAGATGTTTAATAAGTATGATGGGGCAAATGAAAAAATACCTTATCCGGGAACATCCACTGTTGATCCGGCTACAGGAGAAGCGGTATACTCTCCGGGACCGGACGATTACAGAACTGGTAAGTATCCAAGTGTGAATTGGCAGGATGAAGTGTTTGAAACAGCTCTTTCTCAGGAATATAACTTGAGTGTTAGTGGTTCCAGTGATAAAGGGTACTATGCAATTTCCGGTAACATATTGGATCAGGAAGGTATTATTAACAACTCTGGTTATAAACGTTATACATTCCGTGCAAATGTAGCTCGTAAAGTACATGAGTGGATTGAAATCGGAACTAATATGAGCTTCACCAATTCATTGAATAAGTTGGCAAAGACAAACTCTGTAAGTGATGGTATTATTCGTGGAACTTTGTTTTATCCAGCTACTGCTCCTTTGGATGATGAAACGAATAATGCTCAGTTGAATTGGTTCTCTTCCAATCCGTATGTTTATACGCGTGCAGCAAAAGATGAACTGACTACTAATACATTCTTCTCTTCTTCTTATCTGGAGATAACTCCGATTAAAGATTTAAAACTCCGTCAGAATGTAGGTTTCTCTTATAATGGAAACGAACGTAATGTGTATTATAATCGTGAGACTGTGGAGGGTAAGGATCCGGTGAACGGCTATGCTTCTAAAGCTGATAACTGGGCAAAGAATCTGGTACTCGAAACAATGGCTACTTATAACAAAGAGTTTAATAAGAATCACTCTTTGAATGCAGTGGTTGCTTTCTCTTATGAAAAAGGTGATTATGGTAATAAAGCCATGACTGCCACCGGTTTTCCGCAAGATATAACAGAAGATTATGATATGAGTGCAGCCGTTAATCCGGGTAAGCCGACCAGTGGGCGCGGCATGACTTCTTTGGTTTCTTTCCTGGGACGTGCCAATTATAGTTTAATGAACAAATATCTGTTCACTGCTTCTTTCCGTCGCGATGGTTCCAGTAAGTTTGCTCCTGGTAATAAATGGTCGAACTTTGCATCAGGTGCTATTGCATGGCGTGCCTCGGAAGAAGAATTTATTAAGAGACTGAATATCTTCAGTAACCTGAAAGTACGTGCAAGTTATGGTCAGACAGGTAATCAGGCTATTGGTGCTTATGCTACACGCGATTATTTGACTGTGGCCAATTATCCTATTAATGGTGCGCTTGCCAGTGGTTTTGCCAACCTAACCTGGAGAGGTCCGGCAAATCCGGATTTAAAATGGGAAACAACCAGCCAATATAATGTGGGTGTGGATATGGGATTCTTTAAGAACAGAGTAAACTTAACAGTTGATCTTTATTATAAGAAGACATCAGACTTGTTGCAGAATATACAGATTCCTCAAAGTACAGGCTTTTCTAACATGACTACGAACTTTGGTAATGTAACCAATAAGGGGCTTGAAATCTCCGGTAAGTTCTATGCAGTGGCAACAAAGGATTTTAATTGGGATTTCGATGCAAATATCTCTTTCAACCGTAATAAGATTAGTGGACTTCCTGGTGACCAGTTTGCACAAGGATGGAGTAAAGCTGATAATGTTTTCTTGCAACGTAATGGATTGCCGATCGGTACAATTTATGGTTTTGTAGAAGACGGATTCTATGATAACATTGCAGAGGTGAGATCAGATCCTTTCTATGCCAATGAATCGGATGCTGTATGTAAAGCTATGATTGGTGAAGTGAAATATAAGGACCTTGATGGTGTAGCCGGTATTACAAACGCTGACCGCCAGATTATTGGAGATACCAATCCTGATTTTACATTTGGTATGACGCATAATTTCTCTTATAAGAACTTCTCTTTGAGTTTCTTCCTGCAAGGATGTGTGGGAGGTGATATTTTCAATGCTAACTTGATGGAAGTAACAATGAGCGGTATCGGTAATATTCCACAAGAAATGTATAATACCCGGTGGACTCCAGAAAACAGAGCGATTGCGAAATGGCCGAAAGCTTATGCTGGTTATGGTAGAACTATGAAATTGTCTGATCGTTATGTAGAAGACGGATCTTACCTCAGAATGAAAAATATTAATTTGGGTTATAAATGGATACCTTCATTTAAAGGGATAGAATCAGTGAATCTATATGTTTCTGTAAGCAATGTATTTACAATCTCCGGTTATAGTTGGTTTGACCCGGATGTAAACTCTTTCGGTAGCGATTCTTCACGTCGTGGAGTGGATATGTTCTCTTATCCAAGCAGCCGTACTTTTTCATTCGGTTTGCAATGTACATTCTAA
- a CDS encoding helix-turn-helix domain-containing protein yields MESSNYIMREITPLSDRDCFYIADRRKTEFTYPIHCHAEFELNFTEHAAGVRRVVGDSAEVIGDYDLVLITGKELEHVWEQHECDSKEIREITIQFSPDLFFKNFMNKNQFDSIRCMLEKAQCGISFPMQAIMKVYNWLDRLASEEQGFYAVMHFLRILYELSQYDDAKVLSSSSFAKIETFSDSRRVQRVQKYIADHYQEDIRLNTLADMVGMTPVSFSRFFRLRTGKTLSDYIIDIRLGFATRLLVDSAHTIAEICYDCGFNNLSNFNRIFKRKKDCSPKEFRENYRKKKIVI; encoded by the coding sequence ATGGAAAGCTCAAATTACATTATGAGGGAAATTACTCCCTTGTCCGATCGCGATTGTTTTTATATTGCCGATCGTCGTAAGACAGAATTTACTTATCCTATTCATTGTCATGCTGAGTTTGAACTCAACTTTACAGAGCATGCGGCCGGTGTCCGCCGTGTGGTAGGAGATTCCGCCGAAGTTATCGGAGATTATGATCTGGTGTTGATAACCGGCAAAGAGTTGGAACATGTGTGGGAACAGCATGAATGTGACTCTAAAGAAATCCGTGAGATTACAATTCAGTTCTCGCCCGACTTGTTTTTCAAGAACTTTATGAATAAGAACCAGTTCGATAGTATTCGTTGTATGCTGGAGAAAGCTCAGTGCGGCATTAGTTTCCCTATGCAGGCCATTATGAAAGTATATAATTGGTTGGATCGACTGGCTTCGGAGGAACAAGGTTTTTATGCAGTGATGCATTTCTTGAGAATACTTTATGAGCTATCGCAATATGATGATGCGAAAGTATTGTCCAGTTCTTCTTTTGCTAAAATAGAAACTTTCTCAGATAGTCGTCGCGTGCAAAGAGTGCAGAAGTATATTGCCGATCATTATCAGGAGGATATTCGCTTGAATACTTTGGCGGATATGGTGGGTATGACACCTGTTTCATTCAGCCGTTTTTTCCGGTTGCGTACGGGGAAGACACTTTCTGATTATATCATTGATATCCGTCTTGGCTTTGCTACACGTTTGCTGGTGGACTCTGCACATACGATTGCTGAGATATGTTATGACTGTGGTTTTAATAACTTGTCCAATTTCAACCGGATATTTAAACGGAAGAAGGATTGTTCGCCGAAAGAGTTCCGGGAGAATTATAGAAAGAAGAAGATAGTGATCTGA
- a CDS encoding DUF4136 domain-containing protein translates to MKKLIPLLLVVLTFAACEKDPDTDKLDNKYLVYTNYDSKADFKAFQTYYMPDSILVIGDKKEAEYWKDESAQEILQAYATNMNNRGFVRVDDREEANLGLQVSYIKSTYYFNDYGRPEWWWNYPGYWDAPYWGNWGGWYYPYAVTYTYSTGSFITELLNLEATQGEKEKLPVLWTSYMSGLLSGSTSVNTKLAVEGVNQAYAQSSYLTNK, encoded by the coding sequence ATGAAGAAATTAATTCCCCTATTATTGGTGGTCTTAACTTTCGCAGCCTGCGAAAAAGACCCTGACACGGATAAGCTGGACAACAAATATCTGGTTTATACTAATTATGACTCGAAAGCCGATTTCAAAGCTTTCCAAACGTACTACATGCCGGACAGCATTCTTGTCATCGGCGATAAGAAAGAAGCCGAATATTGGAAAGATGAAAGCGCTCAGGAAATTCTGCAAGCCTATGCTACCAATATGAATAACCGTGGCTTTGTCCGCGTAGACGACCGTGAAGAAGCCAATCTCGGTTTACAGGTCAGCTACATCAAGAGCACTTACTATTTTAATGACTACGGACGTCCCGAATGGTGGTGGAACTATCCAGGTTACTGGGATGCACCTTACTGGGGTAACTGGGGCGGATGGTACTATCCGTATGCTGTGACTTATACTTATAGCACGGGGTCATTCATTACCGAGCTCCTAAATCTGGAAGCCACACAAGGCGAAAAAGAAAAGCTGCCCGTACTCTGGACAAGCTATATGAGCGGATTGCTTAGCGGTTCCACATCTGTAAATACCAAACTGGCTGTTGAAGGCGTAAACCAAGCTTATGCTCAATCTTCATATCTGACTAATAAATAA
- a CDS encoding porin family protein, protein MKTIKYISMRVLAIAALALVFAMPAKAQLTDNGYANIDWQFNFPLSNHFADKASGWGMSFEGGYYVTPNFALGAFLAYHSNHEYFGRQTLPVGEGGSINTDQQHTLFQLPFGLAGRYTFDRGSAFQPYVGVKVGPQYAEMKSTFNVYEANKSTWGFYVSPEIGLNIYPWAYGPGLHIAAYYSYGTNKGDLFTYSVDGLSNFGLRLGIAF, encoded by the coding sequence ATGAAAACAATAAAATATATTTCTATGAGAGTACTGGCGATCGCCGCTCTGGCTCTCGTCTTCGCCATGCCGGCAAAGGCACAATTGACCGATAACGGTTATGCCAATATCGATTGGCAATTCAACTTCCCCCTGAGCAACCATTTCGCTGATAAAGCCAGCGGATGGGGTATGAGCTTCGAAGGTGGTTACTACGTCACTCCAAACTTTGCTCTCGGTGCTTTCCTGGCTTATCATAGCAATCACGAATACTTCGGACGCCAAACACTTCCGGTAGGTGAAGGCGGTAGCATCAATACCGACCAACAGCATACATTGTTCCAGTTACCTTTCGGTCTGGCAGGTCGTTATACTTTCGACCGCGGTAGCGCTTTCCAACCTTACGTTGGTGTGAAGGTAGGTCCTCAATACGCTGAAATGAAATCAACTTTCAATGTTTATGAAGCAAACAAGAGTACCTGGGGCTTCTATGTATCACCGGAAATTGGTCTCAACATTTACCCATGGGCTTATGGTCCGGGGTTGCACATTGCCGCTTACTATAGCTATGGCACGAACAAGGGCGACCTGTTCACTTATAGTGTAGACGGTTTAAGCAATTTCGGTCTGCGTCTGGGTATTGCATTCTAA